From Cucumis melo cultivar AY chromosome 3, USDA_Cmelo_AY_1.0, whole genome shotgun sequence:
agataataaaattaaatttctcaaattttggggtgttacatacCCCTTCACACTACACCCACACAGGTTACCgtatgcaggaaaatcattgataGTCCACAGTAAAACAACTCGTAGggtgaaattttattttttatgtgcATCAAAACACTGAATACCTTCTTCCCACATAAGTTTGAGTTCATCAATTAAAGGTTCTAGGTAGACATTTATGTCGTATTCTGATTGCTTAGGTCCCGAGATTAACATAGTTAACATTAAATACTTCCTCCTCATACATAGCCACGGTGGAAGGTTGTATATTGTAGCAATCACAGGCCAACAACAATATTTAGTTGATAAATCTCCGTATGAATTGAAGCCATTTGTGGACAACCCCAAGCGGAGATTTCTCGGTTCGGACCCAAAATCTGGCCACAAATGGTCTACTAACTTCCAAGATGGAGTATCAGCTGGATGCCTTAACACATCGTCTACTTTCCTGTCATTTGCATGCCAACACAAGTACTTTGCATGTTTAGAGTTCTTAAACATCCTTAAGAACCTCAGAACAATTGGAAAATACCACAACTGTTTAGCTGCAACTCCCTTAATCTTTTCATTTAAGTTCTTACTTGTCTTCCACCTCGAAATGTTACATTTAGGGCACCTACTGATGTCTGCCAAATCTTTTCTATACAAGCAGCAATCGTTTGGGCATGCATCTATTTTTTGATAACTAAGGCCCAACGCAGTAAGTGTCTTTTTTGCTTCATACATGGATACCGGCATTTCATTATTTTCAGGCAAGAACTCGCTAATCGTTGCTAGTAGTTTGAAAAAGCTAGCATTACTCCATCCAAATCTAACCTTTAGGTTGTATAGCCTAACTAATGCTGATAACTTTGTGAATCTTTTACAACCAAGAAATAGAAGCTTCTTTGCATCATCAAACATATTGTCAAACGTATTAGGTACTTCAGAAAACTGATCGCAGATATTTTGGACCATATTTAGCACATGAAATAAATCGTTGTCGATCGTTTCTTCGCTCGTGTAAGACTGTCGATTACATGAAGTCTCTGATGTAAAAGATTCGCCATGCCAAAACCATATCTTATAGCTTTGATCGATCCCATTGACATATAGATGATATCTTACTGTTGATTCGTCCTGCGACAAACGGTTCCTACATTTCAAAAATGGACAACTAATAGTACTGGAACCTTTGTCATTACGAAAACCAAATTGAATGAACGCTTCCACTCCCAATTCATATTCCCTAGACATCCTATTCTTcatcatccatgatttgtccatTAGACGATATTACACGATTTATATATCTCAGAAGTTAGGACTTAGTCAAACCTATTTGCAATCAAAGAAAGAAGATACTTAGGTTATATATTGAGTAGTTTTGTTTTGGTACTACTCTAAACTGAATTAAAGAACAAAGCTCTTATTCACCAAGCAAACAGTAAGTATAGAGACAACATACATTTTCTCACTCATAGCACACGAACAACAAGGAATTTTAAAGAGCAGCATAACGTTAAATAACATGTAGCACACCTCAATCACAATGCATAAGACAAAAGTCAAAGATCTAGATATTATCCATTCTATTTTAGTTATGGCCCACTTACTTTTTCTT
This genomic window contains:
- the LOC127148651 gene encoding uncharacterized protein LOC127148651 → MDKSWMMKNRMSREYELGVEAFIQFGFRNDKGSSTISCPFLKCRNRLSQDESTVRYHLYVNGIDQSYKIWFWHGESFTSETSCNRQSYTSEETIDNDLFHVLNMVQNICDQFSEVPNTFDNMFDDAKKLLFLGCKRFTKLSALVRLYNLKVRFGWSNASFFKLLATISEFLPENNEMPVSMYEAKKTLTALGLSYQKIDACPNDCCLYRKDLADISRCPKCNISRWKTSKNLNEKIKGVAAKQLWYFPIVLRFLRMFKNSKHAKYLCWHANDRKVDDVLRHPADTPSWKLVDHLWPDFGSEPRNLRLGLSTNGFNSYGDLSTKYCCWPVIATIYNLPPWLCMRRKYLMLTMLISGPKQSEYDINVYLEPLIDELKLMWEEGIQCFDAHKK